One window of the Spea bombifrons isolate aSpeBom1 chromosome 8, aSpeBom1.2.pri, whole genome shotgun sequence genome contains the following:
- the BGN gene encoding biglycan translates to MKGLLPLCLCVILCNALPFEQKGFWDFSMDDGLNMMQDEGSGIFPTPAVVPPDHDMPSMDLCPFGCHCHLRVVQCSDLGLTSVPKNIPKDTTLLDLQNNKITEIKKDDFKGLTKLYALVLVNNKISKINEKAFEPLQNLHKLYISKNNLEEIPRNLPNSLVELRIHENKIKKVPKDVFNGLKNMNCIEMGGNPLENGGIEPGAFDGLKLNYLRISEAKLSGIPKDLPNSLNELHLDNNKIQAIETEDLIRYSNLYRLGLGHNNIRVIENGSLTFMPSLRELHLDNNKLSKVPPGLPDLKFLQVVYLHSNNITQVGVNDFCPIGFGVKRINYHGISLFNNPVPYWEVQPATFRCVTDRLAIQFGNYRK, encoded by the exons ATGAAGGGCTTGCTCCCCCTGTGCCTATGTGTGATCCTCTGTAATGCCCTGCCGTTTGAGCAGAAGGGATTCTGGGACTTCTCCATGGACGATGGACTTAATATGATGCAAGATGAGGGTTCAGGGATTTTCCCTACACCTGCAGTAGTTCCTCCAGATCATGACATGCCATCCATGGATTTATGCCCTTTTGGCTGTCACTGCCACTTGCGTGTGGTGCAGTGTTCTGATTTGG gacTTACAAGTGTGCCCAAAAACATTCCAAAAGACACAACCCTCCTGGATCTGCAGAACAACAAAATCACGGAAATCAAAAAAGATGATTTCAAGGGACTTACCAAATTATAT gcCTTGGTTTTAGTAAACAACAAAATCTCCAAGATAAATGAGAAGGCCTTTGAACCACTGCAAAACCTGCACAAGTTGTATATCTCTAAAAACAACTTGGAGGAGATACCTAGGAACCTGCCAAACTCCCTGGTGGAGTTGCGCATTCACGAAAATAAGATCAAGAAGGTTCCTAAGGATGTCTTCAACGGACTCAAGAATATGAACTGCATTG AAATGGGAGGTAATCCTTTGGAAAATGGAGGCATCGAGCCTGGAGCGTTTGATGGCTTGAAGCTAAATTACCTGCGCATCTCAGAGGCCAAGCTCTCCGGCATTCCTAAAG ATCTTCCAAACAGTCTTAATGAGCTTCACCTGGACAATAACAAAATCCAGGCCATTGAAACGGAGGATCTTATTCGATATTCCAATTTATACAG GCTGGGACTGGGACACAACAATATCCGAGTGATAGAAAATGGGAGTCTCACCTTCATGCCATCTCTAAGGGAACTGCACTTGGACAATAACAAGCTCTCTAAGGTGCCTCCAGGCCTTCCAGACCTGAAGTTCTTGCAG GTTGTATACTTACACTCCAACAATATTACCCAAGTAGGAGTCAACGACTTTTGCCCAATAGGCTTTGGGGTGAAACGCATCAACTACCATGGAATAAGCCTCTTTAACAACCCGGTTCCATACTGGGAGGTGCAGCCAGCCACTTTCCGCTGCGTTACCGACCGTTTGGCCATTCAATTCGGAAACTACAGGAAGTAA